In the genome of Aminivibrio pyruvatiphilus, the window AAAGGAGTGTTGACCTTGAAATTACTGAAGACGTACCTGGACCGGTGCGTGCAGTGCGGAGCGTGCATGAGCGCCTGTTCGAAGGCGTGGTCGAAGGAGGACTCCCCCGAGCTCTCCCGGATCCGAGTGGAGGCCGTCGCCGGCCTGACGGACATCCGGGTGTGCGACCAGTGCGGCGGGTGCATAGCCGTCTGCCCGTCTCTGGCCCTCTCCCGGGACACAAACGGCATCGTGCAGATCGACAGGAAGAAGTGCACCTCCTGCCTCATGTGCGTCGAATTCTGTCCCAGCGCGTCCATGTACTTCTCCGCCCGCATCCCCTCGCCCTACAAGTGCGTTGCCTGCGGCATCTGTGTTCGGGCCTGCCTCGAAGGGGCCCTTGAAATCATCGACACCGGGAAGGAGGGCTAGGGGCATGAACGCACTCGACATGAAGCTCCTCGCCGAATGGAGCTACGACCGGGCCCCCCTGCACCGGGGCTACACCCGCAAATACCTTGTCATAGATCTCGGGAACGGCGACGGGAACTACAGCCACTCCGTCCATGACATCGATGACGCCATGATCGATACCTTCACCGGAGGCAGGGGGTTCGGCCTCAAGATCCTCTGGGACGCCGTCACCCCGCAGAGCCGGTGGGACTCCCCCGAAAACGCCCTTGTCATCTCCGGGGGCCCCATCTGCGGCATCACCCAGTACCCCGGCACCGGCAAGACCTACACCGTCTTCCTCTCGCCCCTCACGGAGCAGACCTACAACAGCAACGCCGGAGGCTACTTCGGCCCCTACCTCAAGGCCTCCGGCTTCGACGCCCTTGCCGTGAAGGGCAAGGCCCCGGAGGACGTGGTCGTCTCCATCGACGGCGACGAAGGAACGATCCGCGTCTATGCCGCCCCCACGGATGAGCGCAACGCCTACGACGTCACCGAGGCCCTCCACCATGCCTTCGCCACAAACGAAGACGACCTGGCCTCCGTCTCCGCCGTCACCGCCGGCCGGGCCGCCGAGCACAGCTACTGGGGCGCCCTCAACGTCAGCTTCTACGACCCCCGCAGAAAAGCCGCCCGACTCAAGCAGGCCGGCAGGGGAGGCGGCGGCACCGTCCTCCGGGACAAGGGCATCCTCGCCCTTGTCGTCCGCAAAAGCGGCTTCACGGGTATAGAAAACGACCCCGCCGACCTCGCCGCCCTCCAGAAAGTGGGCACCAAACTCCACCGTGAAATCCGGAACAACGACGACGTCCAGTGTCTCATGCGCACCACCGGCACAGCCCACCTCAACAAAATAATGAACGACTACGACATCCTGCCCGTCAACAACTTCAAATACGGCAGGTCCGACGCCATCGGCGCCATCACCCCCGAAGAATACAAGAAACACTTCACCCAGGGGTACGCCGACGGCTGCTGGTACGGCTGCTCCATGGCCTGTGCCAAGGCTGTGGACGGCTTTGAGCTCCGCACCGGCCCCGACAAGGGCAAGAAAGTCATCGTGGACGGCCCCGAATACGAAACCGCCGCCAGCCTCGGCTCCAACGTCGGTATCTTCGACCCCCTGTGGACCATCGAAACCAACTACTACGCCGACCACTACGCCCTCGACACCATCTCCCTCGGCACCGGCCTCGCCTTCGTCTGCGAATGCTACGAACTGGGGCTTATCACGAAGGAGCACACGGGCGGCCTCGATCTCCGTTTCGGCGCCGGAGACCAGCTCATGGAACTCATCCACCGCATGATGGACGGCCGGGACGAATTCGCCGC includes:
- a CDS encoding 4Fe-4S dicluster domain-containing protein, with the protein product MKLLKTYLDRCVQCGACMSACSKAWSKEDSPELSRIRVEAVAGLTDIRVCDQCGGCIAVCPSLALSRDTNGIVQIDRKKCTSCLMCVEFCPSASMYFSARIPSPYKCVACGICVRACLEGALEIIDTGKEG
- a CDS encoding aldehyde ferredoxin oxidoreductase family protein; this encodes MNALDMKLLAEWSYDRAPLHRGYTRKYLVIDLGNGDGNYSHSVHDIDDAMIDTFTGGRGFGLKILWDAVTPQSRWDSPENALVISGGPICGITQYPGTGKTYTVFLSPLTEQTYNSNAGGYFGPYLKASGFDALAVKGKAPEDVVVSIDGDEGTIRVYAAPTDERNAYDVTEALHHAFATNEDDLASVSAVTAGRAAEHSYWGALNVSFYDPRRKAARLKQAGRGGGGTVLRDKGILALVVRKSGFTGIENDPADLAALQKVGTKLHREIRNNDDVQCLMRTTGTAHLNKIMNDYDILPVNNFKYGRSDAIGAITPEEYKKHFTQGYADGCWYGCSMACAKAVDGFELRTGPDKGKKVIVDGPEYETAASLGSNVGIFDPLWTIETNYYADHYALDTISLGTGLAFVCECYELGLITKEHTGGLDLRFGAGDQLMELIHRMMDGRDEFAAAVGKGIRKMKDIFAARYGADRKIMEQIGMEGQGLEVSQYRCQESVAQWGGYFLTLKGPQHDEAWVIFMDMVNRQLPTFEDKAEALFYFPNFRLWFSLVGVCKLPWNDVEPEDNRIRYKGIEAAKVPEHVQNYLDIYEAVTGKPLSKEDMILQSERVYNYERIFNYRMGKGTRKEHTIPDRALGPVFPDEWNVRKEYFEKKLEEAGISGEGLSVEEKISRLLEYRRGEWEKLVDAVYARRGWDRNGVPTKETVERLGLGSPEVLELLEPCWRSAGRA